One window of Candidatus Acidulodesulfobacterium ferriphilum genomic DNA carries:
- a CDS encoding radical SAM protein, translated as MSDKYMMSGHKLYWHLDKVLGWLNGEKQVPLHMDIGIAKGCDISCVYCYGVTQGRAGKNIYIPKEPLVNFMKDAAEVGIKSIAITGEGEPTLNPHLTEALIIGKRAGLDIGLATWGGNIKENELEEIASSLTWVRFNISAADSVSYKRIHRTAEENFDRVIGNIRKMVNIKHAKNKNITIGLQMVTMPHYANEALKLAQLGKELGVDYLEIKHCSDTHDGKLNVQFDEYDKVLDILKKTEEIGDDEYSIIVKWDKIVKKKEKRYNICHCAGNFMLRMSGNGIVYPCAQFYDWRSEEFAIGNIMERSFKDIIYSKRYTEVLERILNLDVHKECYSGCKEDAINEFLWMLKHPPEHINFI; from the coding sequence ATGTCCGATAAATACATGATGTCCGGCCATAAGCTATATTGGCACCTTGATAAAGTCCTTGGTTGGCTTAACGGGGAAAAGCAAGTTCCTTTGCATATGGATATAGGTATAGCAAAAGGTTGTGATATATCATGCGTATATTGCTATGGTGTAACGCAGGGCAGGGCTGGTAAGAATATTTATATACCAAAAGAACCGCTTGTAAACTTTATGAAAGATGCCGCAGAGGTTGGGATAAAATCAATAGCAATAACGGGGGAAGGAGAACCCACTTTAAATCCGCACTTAACGGAAGCGCTTATAATCGGTAAAAGGGCTGGGTTAGATATAGGGTTGGCAACATGGGGTGGCAATATAAAAGAAAATGAATTGGAAGAAATCGCTTCCAGTCTAACATGGGTAAGATTTAATATAAGTGCGGCAGATAGCGTTAGTTATAAAAGAATACACAGGACAGCGGAAGAGAATTTCGATAGGGTTATCGGCAATATTAGAAAAATGGTCAACATCAAGCATGCTAAGAATAAAAATATAACCATAGGACTTCAGATGGTTACAATGCCGCATTATGCTAATGAAGCCTTAAAACTTGCCCAACTAGGGAAAGAACTTGGCGTTGATTATCTGGAGATAAAACATTGCAGTGATACCCATGACGGCAAGTTAAATGTTCAGTTTGACGAATATGATAAAGTATTAGATATACTTAAAAAGACTGAAGAAATAGGGGATGATGAATACAGCATAATTGTTAAATGGGATAAAATCGTTAAGAAAAAAGAAAAAAGATACAATATTTGTCATTGTGCAGGCAATTTTATGCTAAGGATGTCCGGTAATGGTATAGTTTATCCATGTGCCCAATTTTATGATTGGAGAAGCGAAGAGTTTGCCATAGGCAATATAATGGAGAGGTCATTTAAAGACATTATCTACAGCAAAAGATACACAGAAGTTCTTGAAAGAATTTTAAATTTAGATGTTCATAAGGAGTGTTATTCAGGATGCAAAGAAGATGCCATAAATGAATTTTTATGGATGTTAAAGCACCCTCCGGAGCATATAAATTTTATATAA
- a CDS encoding glycosyltransferase family 2 protein — protein sequence MSKRMNPAVSIVIVNYNGKDYIDKCILSILSSIETYSDFELIIVDNGSNDGTVAFIRSKYEIFLYMIKFVELNQNYGPARARNEGVKIASGKYIGFLDNDTIVDKNWILAGVRKFESNNKIGVIQCKLLLMDEPNKIDSIGEWIGRNGFLIQIAPVGSPDNEEYNKEYKILSAKSAGMFIRKDVFDTIGGFDDDYFIYMEETDLCWRVLLIGYENIFLPDSIVFHKFGTSSVILGKDKINYALKFHGTKNYILTLLKNLNSLNLVFIVPIHILLWIGLAYFGLIYKRKLAFFIYIHKGILWNVVNILKTFQKRKSIQKVRIISDKDIFYALMKKRSFFYYVNKVLSNNNIGNSKSYFE from the coding sequence ATGTCAAAACGCATGAATCCGGCAGTATCAATCGTTATTGTTAATTACAATGGTAAAGATTATATCGATAAATGTATATTGTCCATATTGTCTTCAATAGAAACTTATTCGGATTTTGAACTTATTATTGTTGATAACGGTTCAAATGATGGGACTGTTGCATTTATCAGAAGCAAATATGAAATATTTTTATATATGATTAAGTTTGTTGAACTGAATCAAAATTATGGTCCTGCAAGGGCAAGAAATGAAGGAGTAAAAATAGCCTCTGGTAAATATATAGGTTTTTTGGACAACGATACTATTGTTGATAAAAATTGGATATTAGCGGGTGTAAGAAAGTTCGAATCAAATAATAAAATAGGGGTAATCCAGTGTAAATTACTGCTCATGGATGAGCCTAATAAAATTGATTCTATTGGAGAATGGATAGGGAGAAATGGTTTTTTAATCCAAATAGCACCGGTAGGTTCGCCCGATAATGAAGAGTATAATAAAGAATATAAGATATTATCGGCAAAATCGGCAGGAATGTTTATCAGAAAAGATGTCTTTGACACTATTGGCGGATTTGATGATGATTACTTTATATATATGGAAGAAACGGATTTATGTTGGCGTGTTTTATTAATAGGTTATGAAAATATATTCCTGCCCGATTCGATAGTATTCCATAAATTTGGCACAAGTTCGGTGATACTTGGGAAAGATAAAATTAATTATGCTTTGAAATTCCATGGTACTAAAAACTACATCTTGACATTGCTAAAAAATTTAAATTCTTTAAATTTGGTTTTTATTGTGCCTATACACATATTATTATGGATTGGCCTTGCATATTTTGGCTTAATTTATAAGAGAAAATTGGCTTTTTTTATATATATACATAAGGGAATTTTATGGAATGTAGTTAATATTTTAAAAACATTTCAAAAAAGAAAATCTATCCAAAAAGTGAGAATTATAAGCGATAAAGATATTTTTTACGCTTTGATGAAAAAAAGAAGTTTTTTTTACTATGTCAATAAGGTTCTATCAAATAACAATATAGGAAATTCAAAAAGTTATTTTGAATAA
- a CDS encoding B12-binding domain-containing radical SAM protein produces MKILFVIPRLKSMYGGTVERPGHPHVGVAYLISWLKKNNVKIDIFDDGLQSNEKLENKIKNSNADLIGITMFSYCYQSGYDIINFIKSNTEIPLVVGGAHVSSTKKQILEETEADFAIKHEGEKTLLELIRYISANRSDYENIDGLIWRYNNEIIENKDREFLTSKELDELPFPDYEAFDIEEYLCYQTRTLPLITSRGCPYECNYCSVKLSMGRGFRYRNAQNVFNELKYWHDKRWSSFEINDDCFTMNMHRANDICDMIIKSGIKIKFSLYNGIRVDRVNYILLSKMKEAGCIFLSFGCESGNNDILKKIKKGITTQQVFQASEWAYSLGISHSVNFIIGHTGDTFKTALDSINFAKSLPCNFVNFYNLIPYPNTIAYAWAKENAKFIVDENDYLKLVSYRDNTPIFETAQFTKEDRMKITKIGFDLYEKKVLEFRLGKIIGLITYYFTRVSIFHRIAVKLIGFKIGWKFFVFLSRKSRM; encoded by the coding sequence ATGAAGATACTTTTTGTAATACCTCGTTTGAAGTCAATGTATGGCGGAACGGTGGAAAGGCCTGGGCATCCGCATGTTGGAGTCGCATACCTTATCTCATGGTTAAAAAAGAATAATGTTAAAATAGATATATTTGATGATGGATTGCAATCTAATGAAAAATTAGAGAATAAAATTAAAAATTCGAATGCCGATTTAATCGGTATCACGATGTTCAGCTATTGCTACCAGAGTGGGTATGATATCATAAACTTTATTAAAAGTAATACAGAAATCCCTTTGGTGGTTGGAGGTGCTCATGTATCAAGCACTAAAAAGCAAATATTGGAGGAAACTGAAGCCGATTTTGCAATCAAACACGAAGGTGAAAAGACGCTGCTTGAATTAATAAGATATATCTCTGCAAACAGAAGCGACTATGAAAATATTGACGGTTTGATTTGGAGATATAACAATGAAATAATCGAGAATAAAGACAGAGAATTTTTAACTTCGAAAGAATTAGACGAACTGCCATTTCCAGATTACGAGGCATTTGATATTGAGGAATATCTTTGTTACCAGACAAGAACACTGCCTCTAATTACTTCCAGAGGTTGCCCTTATGAATGTAATTATTGTTCCGTAAAACTCTCAATGGGAAGAGGGTTTCGCTACCGTAATGCCCAGAATGTTTTCAATGAACTAAAATACTGGCATGATAAAAGATGGTCCAGTTTTGAAATTAATGATGATTGCTTTACCATGAACATGCATAGGGCAAACGATATTTGCGATATGATAATTAAAAGTGGAATAAAAATAAAATTTTCTTTATATAACGGTATTAGAGTAGATCGTGTAAATTATATTCTTTTAAGTAAGATGAAAGAAGCTGGGTGTATTTTTCTTTCATTCGGATGTGAATCTGGAAATAATGACATATTAAAAAAAATTAAAAAAGGGATAACAACACAGCAGGTTTTTCAAGCTTCGGAATGGGCATATTCCCTCGGTATCAGTCATAGCGTTAATTTTATTATAGGCCATACAGGAGATACCTTTAAGACCGCTTTAGATTCAATTAATTTTGCCAAAAGCCTGCCCTGCAATTTTGTTAATTTTTACAATTTAATTCCTTATCCCAACACAATTGCGTATGCTTGGGCAAAAGAGAATGCAAAATTTATAGTTGATGAAAATGATTATCTAAAATTAGTATCATATAGAGATAATACGCCGATATTCGAGACCGCTCAATTTACAAAAGAAGATAGAATGAAAATTACAAAGATTGGTTTTGATTTGTATGAAAAAAAAGTTTTAGAATTCAGATTAGGAAAAATTATCGGATTAATAACATATTATTTTACGAGAGTTTCCATTTTTCATAGAATTGCCGTTAAATTAATAGGGTTTAAAATTGGCTGGAAATTTTTTGTTTTCTTATCTCGCAAATCGAGGATGTAA
- a CDS encoding DUF2079 domain-containing protein, which yields MPAMNPDSRFIRLKEMFKNNLTPLIFCVLYTAIFSIATILRYETFNAAIMDLGAEMHELFLISRGYLYFFNANGSLSNVSVLAGYFEILYIPLGFIYKVIPHVSFFLILQSFLIGISAFPFYYISRDLLGNKWGFIGPLLILFNPQIHTGNMDDFHISVFYVSFISFALYFALKRRIFLLYLFSFLVLVTKMDSFIYLTSIAVFMFILDYKKKHVFIMLTVAWAYGFFTLFLLPHIQGNLTGGWAAGTDHPVYLILTEGIKYLKAFNLVGLASTVVSPLFQNIKYNFRFLLYLLAALGFMPLFSKKMLAVTVLPLLVCWLVSFYPNHFYYYEPFLIFQYSYFTVPFFVLAAIYGLKNVSGFISKLKVGFLRERFNIIFAVSILILTVLIQNYSSISNFGLFNIFNMQNYEYKNGMHPGSLRKAFEAIKSEYSVSASNFIGSHLYKRYFIALFPDDINHVDYIAFSTCYFIPYNKKRDLKLLNTFDTLKNSGRYNVVYKKGCNTIIKLKTR from the coding sequence TTGCCGGCAATGAATCCAGACAGCAGGTTTATCAGGCTAAAAGAAATGTTTAAAAATAACCTTACCCCTTTAATATTTTGCGTTTTATATACCGCAATATTTTCTATCGCCACGATTTTAAGATACGAAACATTCAATGCGGCGATAATGGACCTTGGCGCCGAAATGCACGAACTGTTTCTTATTTCCAGAGGTTATCTTTATTTTTTTAATGCTAACGGGAGTTTAAGCAATGTAAGTGTTTTAGCGGGATATTTCGAAATTCTTTACATCCCGTTAGGGTTTATTTATAAAGTCATCCCGCATGTTTCTTTTTTTCTGATTCTGCAGTCGTTTCTCATCGGGATAAGCGCATTTCCTTTTTATTACATAAGCAGGGATTTGCTCGGAAATAAATGGGGATTTATAGGACCGCTCCTTATTCTTTTTAACCCCCAAATACATACCGGAAATATGGACGATTTCCATATTTCGGTTTTTTATGTTTCGTTTATAAGTTTTGCTTTATATTTTGCTTTAAAAAGAAGGATATTTCTTTTATACCTGTTTTCCTTTTTAGTTTTGGTTACTAAAATGGATTCTTTTATCTACCTAACGTCTATAGCCGTTTTTATGTTTATTCTCGACTATAAAAAGAAACATGTATTTATAATGTTAACCGTTGCATGGGCATACGGTTTTTTCACCCTGTTTTTATTGCCTCATATTCAAGGAAACTTAACAGGGGGATGGGCGGCAGGCACCGATCACCCCGTGTACTTAATACTTACAGAGGGCATTAAATATCTTAAGGCGTTTAATTTAGTTGGTTTAGCTTCCACCGTCGTCAGTCCTTTGTTCCAAAATATCAAATATAATTTCAGGTTTTTGTTGTATTTGCTTGCCGCTCTGGGCTTTATGCCGTTATTTTCAAAAAAAATGCTAGCGGTTACGGTTCTGCCTTTGCTTGTCTGCTGGTTAGTCAGCTTTTACCCAAATCATTTTTATTATTATGAGCCCTTTCTTATCTTTCAGTATTCGTATTTTACCGTTCCTTTTTTTGTATTAGCCGCGATTTACGGATTGAAAAACGTATCCGGTTTTATAAGCAAGTTGAAAGTTGGATTTTTAAGAGAGCGTTTTAATATAATTTTTGCGGTATCGATACTAATTTTAACGGTCTTGATTCAAAATTATTCGTCTATTTCGAATTTCGGTTTATTTAACATATTTAACATGCAGAATTACGAGTATAAAAACGGTATGCACCCCGGAAGCCTTCGTAAAGCTTTTGAAGCGATAAAATCGGAATATTCCGTTTCGGCTTCTAATTTTATAGGCTCGCATTTATACAAAAGGTATTTTATTGCATTATTTCCCGACGACATTAATCATGTAGATTACATCGCATTTTCAACATGTTACTTTATTCCCTACAATAAAAAAAGAGACCTTAAGTTATTAAATACATTTGATACCCTTAAAAATTCAGGGCGATATAATGTTGTTTATAAAAAGGGGTGTAATACGATTATAAAACTTAAAACAAGATAA
- a CDS encoding glycosyltransferase, which translates to MKFKILDKSKQFINTFSSFISFIILNPKKFLLKIKNSYKYLKRGDFQVIKNKLIIFLAKDSDLKKIDIKTYNIKDFGEKHFDFPIFKDPSVSIIIPVYNKLDYTFSCLNSLMENIKDIPYEVIVADDNSTDETKNIETYVKNIKIIRNKKNIGFLKNCNNASKFANGKYILLLNNDTNIQSDYLKYLLELIESDEKIGIVGSKIIYPNGILQEAGGIIWKDGSSASYGNGDEPEKYRYNYIKEVDYVSGCSIMIKKKLWDDIGGFDERFAPSYYEDSDLAFEARKHGYKVLYQPKSTIVHFENISHGNNAPHLLANKKAFYKKWNKILEKEHFSKDKDFFLARDRSFNKKTILIIDHRIPTPDQDAGSKTIYQYLELFCELGLNVKFMPDDFRYDAIYAQKLENMGIEILYGKYYYNNFKKWIKENAKYFDFALLSRPDIAVKYMDLIKTCSKAKVLYYGHDLHYIRGLRRYETEKEPAILKESEKWKKIEFSVFNKADLILTPSINEKIIIDNNSSGKKTKVVPPFFYDNFNLTNKDFTERKDILFVGGFNHTPNVDGILWFLREIFPLIIKNIKDARLISAGSNPPDILRNMDNGHNIMIKGYVDDKELKNLYGNARIAIIPLRYGAGVKGKTVEAMYYGVPVVSTSFGIEGMPDIQKTIKPIDDAKQFAAEVIKIYNSESLFKLMSEKETAYIKKHFFKETAKNIFLDILDLNKP; encoded by the coding sequence ATGAAATTTAAAATATTAGATAAATCAAAACAATTTATAAACACTTTCAGTAGTTTTATATCTTTTATAATATTAAATCCTAAAAAATTTTTATTAAAAATAAAAAATTCATATAAGTATCTCAAAAGAGGGGATTTTCAAGTAATAAAAAATAAACTGATTATTTTCCTTGCTAAAGATTCAGATTTAAAAAAAATTGATATAAAAACTTACAATATTAAAGATTTCGGAGAAAAACATTTTGATTTTCCCATATTCAAAGACCCCTCGGTATCAATAATTATTCCCGTATATAATAAATTGGATTACACCTTTTCCTGTTTAAATTCCTTAATGGAAAATATTAAAGATATTCCTTATGAAGTAATAGTTGCCGATGACAATTCGACCGATGAAACTAAAAATATTGAAACTTATGTTAAAAACATAAAAATAATCAGAAATAAAAAAAATATCGGGTTTTTAAAAAATTGCAATAACGCGTCTAAGTTTGCAAACGGGAAATACATATTGCTGTTAAATAACGATACCAATATTCAATCCGATTATTTAAAATATCTTTTAGAATTAATTGAAAGCGATGAAAAAATAGGTATTGTAGGTTCTAAAATTATATACCCAAACGGCATTCTTCAAGAAGCAGGCGGAATAATATGGAAAGACGGGTCGTCGGCAAGTTACGGCAACGGCGATGAACCTGAGAAATACCGGTATAATTACATAAAAGAAGTTGATTATGTTTCAGGATGTTCAATAATGATTAAAAAAAAATTGTGGGATGATATCGGCGGTTTTGACGAAAGGTTTGCTCCGAGTTATTATGAGGATTCGGATTTGGCATTTGAAGCGAGAAAGCATGGCTATAAAGTTCTTTATCAACCTAAATCGACAATAGTTCATTTTGAAAATATTTCCCACGGCAATAACGCGCCTCATTTACTTGCCAATAAAAAAGCGTTTTATAAAAAATGGAACAAAATCTTAGAAAAAGAACATTTTAGCAAGGATAAGGATTTTTTTTTGGCAAGGGACAGGTCTTTTAATAAAAAAACTATTTTAATCATAGACCATCGCATTCCGACGCCGGACCAGGACGCGGGTTCAAAAACGATATATCAATATCTGGAACTTTTTTGCGAGTTAGGTTTAAATGTTAAATTTATGCCCGACGACTTCCGATATGATGCGATATACGCCCAAAAATTAGAAAATATGGGCATAGAAATCTTATACGGCAAATACTATTATAACAACTTTAAGAAGTGGATAAAAGAAAACGCAAAATATTTTGATTTCGCGCTTCTGAGCCGCCCGGATATAGCCGTAAAATATATGGATTTGATTAAAACCTGTTCAAAAGCCAAGGTGCTGTATTATGGACATGATTTACATTATATAAGAGGGCTTAGGAGATATGAAACGGAAAAAGAACCTGCCATACTGAAAGAATCCGAAAAATGGAAAAAAATAGAATTTAGTGTATTTAATAAAGCCGACTTAATATTGACACCCAGCATTAATGAAAAAATTATTATAGATAATAATTCATCCGGCAAAAAAACAAAAGTTGTTCCGCCTTTCTTTTATGATAATTTTAATTTAACAAATAAAGACTTTACCGAAAGAAAAGATATTCTTTTCGTAGGGGGGTTTAATCATACCCCGAATGTTGACGGAATTTTATGGTTTTTAAGAGAAATTTTTCCTTTAATAATAAAAAATATAAAAGATGCGAGGCTCATTTCAGCCGGATCTAATCCGCCTGATATCTTAAGGAATATGGATAACGGACATAACATTATGATTAAAGGCTATGTGGACGATAAAGAATTAAAAAATTTATACGGCAACGCAAGAATTGCAATAATACCCTTAAGATATGGGGCGGGCGTTAAAGGAAAAACCGTCGAAGCTATGTATTACGGAGTCCCCGTTGTGTCAACATCTTTTGGAATCGAAGGCATGCCGGACATCCAAAAAACAATAAAACCGATAGACGATGCAAAACAATTTGCGGCTGAAGTAATAAAGATATATAACAGTGAATCGCTGTTTAAATTAATGAGCGAAAAAGAAACGGCTTATATTAAAAAACATTTTTTTAAAGAAACGGCTAAAAACATTTTTTTAGATATTTTAGATTTAAATAAGCCATAA
- a CDS encoding D-glycero-D-manno-heptose 1-phosphate guanosyltransferase yields the protein MSNIINIPEKALILAGGFGTRLRSVISDIPKPMADINGKPFLSYLFDYILNQGAGIEELILSVGYKHERIIDYYGNKYGILNLKYAIEDKPLGTGGAIKNAINKFGGDNEILILNGDTFFNIDIKKLYEFHRNKNSALTIALKKMENSDRYGFIEIDITDKIMKFLEKGHGHVMSGFINGGIYILNKSFLDNIENSYPFSFEKDIIERYYGCGKFYGINFNGCFIDIGVPEDYERAKAILKHFFI from the coding sequence ATGTCGAATATAATTAATATACCCGAAAAAGCATTAATCCTTGCCGGCGGCTTCGGCACAAGGCTTAGAAGCGTTATTAGCGACATCCCTAAGCCTATGGCCGATATCAACGGAAAGCCTTTTCTATCTTACTTATTCGATTATATTTTAAATCAGGGCGCGGGCATCGAAGAATTGATTCTATCGGTTGGTTATAAGCACGAGCGTATAATAGATTATTATGGAAATAAATACGGAATTTTAAACCTGAAATATGCAATAGAGGATAAGCCGCTCGGCACGGGCGGAGCTATAAAAAATGCAATAAATAAATTTGGCGGGGATAATGAAATACTAATATTAAACGGGGACACCTTTTTTAATATCGATATTAAAAAATTATACGAATTTCATAGAAATAAAAACTCCGCCTTAACGATTGCCCTTAAAAAAATGGAAAATTCAGACAGGTACGGTTTTATAGAAATAGACATAACCGACAAAATTATGAAGTTCCTCGAAAAAGGTCATGGCCATGTTATGTCGGGCTTTATCAATGGGGGAATTTATATTTTAAACAAATCTTTTTTAGATAATATAGAAAATTCTTATCCTTTTTCTTTTGAGAAAGATATTATAGAAAGATACTATGGTTGCGGCAAATTCTACGGCATTAATTTTAACGGCTGTTTCATAGATATTGGAGTGCCTGAAGATTACGAACGGGCTAAGGCTATTCTTAAGCATTTTTTTATATAA
- a CDS encoding dehydrogenase, translating to MIIRSKAPLRLGLAGGGTDVSPYCDIYSGMILNATVTMFAYAAIEPLDKDNKIVLNSVDSNKLIEIPLTKKLDIDGNLDLLKGVYNRIVRDFTKKPLAFKLTTYVDVPPGSGLGSSSTLIVAILSAFAEWLNLPLGEYDVSHLAYEIERIDIGMTGGKQDHYAAAFGGFNFMEFYGNGKVIVNPLRIKQKYINELENNILLFYTGTSRLSSEIIASQIKNVNDKNKKSIEAMHKLKEQAVLMKEALLKGNLNELGEILDFGWKYKKKMTNEITNPVIDEIYQAAKKAGALGGKLSGAGGGGFMMLYCPQNARYDVINSLQRFQGEFRRFLFSNHGALSWKI from the coding sequence ATGATTATTCGTTCAAAAGCTCCATTAAGATTAGGTCTTGCGGGAGGCGGGACAGATGTAAGTCCGTATTGCGACATTTATTCCGGTATGATTTTAAATGCTACCGTTACTATGTTCGCCTACGCTGCTATCGAACCCCTCGATAAGGATAATAAAATCGTCTTAAACTCCGTAGATAGCAATAAACTTATAGAAATTCCGTTAACTAAAAAATTGGATATAGATGGCAATCTGGACCTTTTAAAGGGTGTATATAACAGAATTGTAAGAGATTTTACAAAAAAGCCGTTGGCATTTAAACTTACCACATATGTAGATGTTCCCCCAGGCTCAGGGCTTGGCTCTTCTTCTACGCTTATTGTTGCAATATTGAGCGCCTTTGCCGAATGGCTGAACCTCCCCTTAGGCGAATACGATGTGTCCCATCTCGCTTACGAAATAGAAAGAATAGATATCGGCATGACGGGCGGAAAACAGGATCATTATGCGGCGGCGTTCGGCGGTTTCAACTTTATGGAATTTTACGGCAACGGCAAGGTTATAGTAAATCCTTTGCGCATTAAACAGAAATATATAAACGAGCTTGAAAACAACATACTGCTATTTTATACCGGAACATCGAGACTGTCTTCCGAAATAATCGCAAGCCAGATAAAAAATGTCAACGACAAAAATAAAAAATCCATAGAAGCTATGCATAAGCTTAAAGAGCAGGCAGTGTTGATGAAAGAAGCCCTCCTCAAAGGCAATCTAAACGAATTAGGAGAAATATTAGATTTTGGGTGGAAGTATAAGAAAAAAATGACGAATGAAATAACAAATCCCGTTATAGACGAAATATACCAAGCCGCGAAAAAGGCCGGCGCCTTGGGCGGAAAATTATCCGGAGCCGGCGGCGGCGGGTTTATGATGCTTTACTGCCCCCAAAATGCAAGATACGATGTGATAAATTCGCTTCAAAGGTTTCAAGGAGAATTTAGAAGATTTCTTTTTTCTAATCATGGAGCATTAAGCTGGAAAATTTAA